The following DNA comes from Nitrogeniibacter aestuarii.
TTTCCTGGAACTGGGTGATGCGCACATAACCATACCCATCTTCCGGGGCCTTGGACTTGACGCTCTGTACGCGGATCACATCACGCACGATGGTGATGATGACCGGCTTGTCCTCGCCTTCGCGGGCAATGGTCAGCACGATGTTCGTGCCTGGCTTGCCGCGCATCTGCTTCACGGCCTCGCCAAGGGTCATGCCTTTGACGGGCGTATCGTCGAGCTTCACGATGAGGTCACCCGCCTGCACCCCTGCGCGGTAGGCCGGCGTGTCCTCGATGGGGGAAATGACTTTCACGAAGCCATCTTCCATGCCCACTTCAATGCCGAGGCCACCGAACTCGCCCTGCGTGCTTTCCTGAAGGTCTTTGAAGGCCTCCACGTCGAGATACGCTGAATGCGGGTCGAGCCCGGTCACCATGCCACTGATGGCATCCGTAATCAGGGTCTTGTCTTCGACCGGTTCGACATAACTTTGCTTGATCGCGTTGAAAACGCTGGCCAGAGCACGAATCTCCGGCACGGGCAGGGGCTCCAGGGCGGCCTTGTCGGCCTGGGCCGGAAAGTTCAGGCTGATCAGGACGCCAGCACACAAGCCGGTCAGCACAAGTCCTGCCTGTTGCAGTTTGCTACGCATCGTCTCTCCAATTAGCCGCTCGCGAGGGAGCCGCTTCAATCATTCTCTGCGAATCCACGTGAGTGGATCGACCGGTCGTCCTTCATGACGGATTTCGAAGTATAAACCCGATTCGGGGATGCCTCCGCTGTCACCCACAGAGGCGATCACATCGCCCGAGCGAACGCGCTCACCGGTTGACTTGAACAAGGCCTCATTGTTTCCGTAGACCGTCAAATAATTGTCACCATGATCCACGATGACCAGGTTGCCGAACCCGCGTAGCCAGTCGGAATAGACCACCATCCCGTCAGCCACGGCGTGCACGTCGTCGCCGGCACGGCTGCGGATGAAAACGCCCTTCCAGCTCGTTCCGGTGGACGCGCGCTCCTGACCGAAGCGTCCGACCAGGCGCCCCTCGACGGGAAAACCCAACTGCCCGCGCAACTTGGCGAAAGCCTTGCCCCGCGCGGACGCATCCGCAGCGCGCCCACTGTGCCCAATCTCCGGCTCGTCCGCGGGTTCGGCGCGCGGGATGACCGGTCTGGGCGGTGGTGCCGTCTCGATCTGACGGATCAGCGCCATGAGCCGTGATTCGTCCTGCTTGAGAGCACCGATCTGTGCCCGCTGCGCTTTGAGCGTCTCCGAGAGTTCTGCGAGTATCTTGCCCCGCCTCGCCTGCTCCTTTGAAAGCTCTGCCGTCAGCGCCTTTTGTTTGCGTTCGTTCGCTTCAAGCGCTGTTTGCCGGATTTCGATCTGAGCGGCCTGCTCGACGAAGCGCGCCTCAGCGATCCTCAAACGTTCGACAATTGCCTGCTTTTCCCGCCCGACACGTTCGAGGTAGTACGCATCCCGCGCCAGCTGGTTGGGATCGCGCGCACTGAGCAAATGCCCCACCCCGGGCTCACCGCCGTGCTGGTAGTAACGCTTGAGCCACTGCCCCAGTGCCTCACGGCCAGCGTCGATCTCTGTCCGGGTTCGAGCCTGGTCCGCCCGCACCTCATCGAGCGCCGCCTTGACCTCGGCCTGCGCCTTGCGCAGCTCGCGCAACTTGCGCTTTGCGCGTGAGACAGCCTGATCGGCCGATTTGAGTGCCTTGTCGGCCTCGGCACGCAGCTTCTCCGTATCGGCGGCGGCGGCCTCGGCCTCCTTGCGACGTGCCTTGATGTCGTTCAGTTCGGCGCGCGACGATGCCGCATCATGCTGCGCATGCGCCGGCTGATGAAAAACGGCGCCGGCGATCACCCACAGGGTCGCCAGCGCCACCGGCGCCAGTAAGCGTCGGAACACGTCGATCAGGCCTTGGCCTTGCCCTGGCTGGCAACGGCCGCCTGCGCTGCCTTGATGGTGTCTTCGTCGGCAAGGTAGTAATGCTTGATCGGCTTGCAGTTTTCGTCCAGTTCATAGACCAGCGGCTGCGCCGTCGGGATGTTCAGCCCGACGATTTCCTGATCACTCACGCCATCGAGATACTTGATAAGGGCACGGATGCTGTTGCCGTGCGCTGCGATCAGGATGCGATCACCGGAGAGGATGCGCGGCACGATCACCGTTTCCCAGTAGGGCACCACTCGGGCCACCGTATCCTTGAGGCACTCGGTGCGCGGGAACTGACCAGCTGGCAACGAAGCATAGCGCGGATCTTCCGGCGTCAGGCGCTCGTCACCGTCTTCCAGCGCCGGTGGCGGCGTATCGTACGAACGGCGCCACACCAGGACCTGATCATCACCGTATTCGGCGGCGGTCTCGGCCTTGTTCAGCCCCTGAAGCGCGCCGTAGTGGCGCTCGTTGAGGCGCCAGGAATGCTCGACCGGCAGCCACAGGGCGTCGAGCTTTTCGAGCACGATGTTGAGCGTCTTGTTCGCACGCTTGAGCACGGACGTGAAGGCAACATCGAACGCGAAGCCTTCGCTGCGCAGCAGCTCGCCTGCTGCCTTGGCTTCTTCATTTCCCTTCTCGGTCAGGTCGACATCCGTCCATCCGGTGAAGCGATTTTCCTTGTTCCAGGTGGATTCGCCGTGTCTGAGCAATACGATCTTGTACATGAGAGACTTCTACTCGCTTTCGTGAAAAATTCGGTCGTTCCGGCACCATGCCCGTGCAGCGCTGCGCCGGCAAAAGGTGGTATTTTATAGCACTCAGTCAACTTCTATCGATCATCGATCGTGATTAGCCATCCCGCCATGGATCTGGTCGGCAAGACCGAACAGATTGAAACCGCCGCTCGTGCCCTCAAGGCCATCTCGCATCCGCTCCGCCTGTCCATTCTGTGCGTGGTTGGCGCTGGCGAGGTGTGCGTCCAGGATATTGTCGAAGCTGTCGGCACGTCCCAGAGCAACATTTCCCAACATCTGGCAATCTTGCGCGACAAGGGCGTCCTGCTCACACGCAAGGATGCCAACCGCGTCTATTACCGTGTCGGCGACCAACGCACACTTCAGCTCATTGCACTGATGAAGGAAGTGTTCTGCGACGAACCGCCGAACAAGGCGTAACACAACATCTAAGGAAGTATCCGTGGAGTTTTTGCAGGACAACTGGTACTGGGCAGCACTGGCGGCCTTCAGTGGCGGCTTTTTGCTGTTTGACAGCGCCCGCGCCCAAGGGGACAAGACGAGTCTTTCCCCGGTGCAAGCAACGCTCAAGATCAACCGCGAGGACGCAATCGTCGTCGACGTTCGCGAGCAGAAGGAATTCGCCCAGGGACACATTCCAAACGCGAAACACATTCCGCTCGCGGCCATTGAGCAGCGCGCCGGCGAACTCGATGGCCACAAGAACAAGCCGGTGATTCTCTGCTGCGCCATGGGCTCGCGCTCGTCAAGCGCAGCCCAGAGCCTGCGCAAGCTGGGTTTCGAACAGGTATTCAACCTGCAAGGTGGCATGTCAGCCTGGCAGCAGGCCGGCCAGCCCGTCAGCACCAAGCGGAAGAAGTAAGCATGAGCGCGCTCGTCAAGATGTACGCTACCCGGACCTGCCCCTACTGCATTCGTGCCGAAGCACTGCTTATTCATAAGGGTGTCACGAACATCGACAAGATTCTCGTCGACGCGGAACCGGCGCGTCGCGACGAAATGGAGGCCGCCAGCGGCGGCGGTCGCACCGTTCCGCAGATTTTCATCAATGGCTCACACGTAGGCGGCTGCGACGACCTGTACGCGCTTGAACATGCCGGCAAGCTCGACGCACTGCTGGCCGCTGGCGCCGACTGAACGGCCCTTCTCACAACATAGACTGACCAAGGTAAATTCATGACCGAGAACACCCAACCCGTCTTCACCATCGAAAAACTCTACATTCGCGACCTGTCCGTCGAAGTGCCCAATGCACCCAAGGTCTTCCTGGAACGCGAAAATCCGCAGATCAACGTGCAACTGCGCAACGATGGCAAACAGATCGACGATGGCGTGTACGAAGTCGTGCTGACCGTCACCGTGACGGCAAAGATCGGGGAAGACAAAACCGTTTTCCTGGTTGAAGCGGCCCAGGCCGGCATTTTCCAGATTCGCAACGTGCCTGAGACCGACATCGAGCCCATCATGATGATCGGCTGCGCCAACATCCTGTTTCCGTATGCCCGTGAAGCAGTCTCTGACGCCGTCACCCGTGCAGGCTTCCAGCCGGTCCTGCTGGCTCCGGTGAACTTCGAAGCCATGTACCAGGCCCGTCAGCAGGCTGGCGAAGGCGCCGCCGAAGCCACGGTTCAGTAATGGCTCGTCGCGTTCTGACGCGCCTGGCCCTGATCGCCATCCTGGGTGCGCTCAGCGCACCTTCGATGGCGCTCGACTATCGGGCCGCCGCCAAGACGAGCGTGCTGTATGACACGCCGTCTCCGGCGGGCAAAAAGCTCTACATCGTCAATGCAGACACACCACTTGAAGTCGTGGTGACACTGGAAAAATGGATCAAGGTGCGCGCACGCGACGGCAAGCTTGCGTGGATTGCGCGGAACGACCTGGCCGACTACCAGTCGGTCATGGTCACCACCGAGCAAGCGGCCGTCCGGAGCGAGGCTCGCGACGATGCACCGCCCAGTTTCATGGCCGCCAACAGTGTCCTCCTGCGCGTCACCGGCCCTGCCCAAGGCGCCTGGCTACCTGTCCGCCACGCAGATGGCCAGACCGGCTTCGTGCGCAAGGTTGACGTCTGGGGCTATTGAACGCGGCATGCGCAACCCAACGATTCTGCGGGTCTGGAAGTCCAAGCATGAAAATCACTGTCTATGGTGCCGGTGCCTGGGGAACAGCCCTGGCCATCGCCTACGCGCCCGACCACGATGTGGTCATGTGGGGTCGCGACGCGGATGCGCTTGCCCTGTGCGAGCGAAATCGCGTCAATCAAGCCCTGCTCCCTGACCGCCCTTTCCCGGCAGCACTTCGCCTTGAGGCTGACCTTGCCAAGGCCGCTGCGCACGCCGAGCTTCACCTGATCGTCACCCCGGTGGCGGGCTTGCGCGCCATCTGCGAACACCTGGCATCAACCGGCAACGCCATGCCCGTACTCTGGGCCTGCAAGGGCTTCGAGAGCGGGACCGGTCTGCTGCCACACGAGGTGGTTGCCGACACACTGGGTGAAACCCACCCGTGCGGCGCGCTGACCGGTCCAAGTTTCGCCGCAGAGGTCGCCGCCGGACAACCGACGGCCATTACGCTGGCGGCGCGCGACCTTGCCCAGGCAACCCTTTGGGCAGACGCCCTGCACCGCCCTCGCCTGCGCCTCTATGCCAACGACGATCTGATCGGGGCCGAAATTGGCGGCGCCATCAAGAACGTCATGGCAATCGCCGCAGGGGTATCCGACGGCCTCGGATTCGGCCTGAACAGTCGCGCTGCGCTCGTGACGCGGGGGCTGGCCGAAATTTCACGACTGGGCCTCGCCCTGGGGGCCCGCCAGGAAACCTTCATGGGACTGGCCGGTCTGGGCGATCTGGTTCTGACATGTACGGGTGACCTGTCACGGAATCGCCGTGTGGGGCTGATGCTCGCCGAGGGCAAACCGCTTGCCCAGATCCTCAAGGAGCTGGGCCACGTCGCCGAAGGCGTGCTGACCACACGAGAGACCGTCGCACGTGCTCAGCGCCATGCAGTTGACATGCCATTGGCGCAAGCCGTAGATGACCTGCTCTCTGGCCGCATGAGCGCGGCCGAGGCAGTGAATGATCTGCTCGCCCGTAGCCCGAAGATTGAATAATGGGTCCTTCGATCACCAGTCAGATGCCGCTCTCGAAATCGAGCTGACGCCAAGCCTCATACAGCACCACTGCGGTTGCGTTGGACAGGTTCATGCTCCGTGACTGGGCCACCATGGGGATACGAATACGCTGTGACTCAGGGATTTCCTCATGCAACCATGCAGGTAGTCCGCGCGTCTCGGCGCCGAACAGCAGGATATCGCCAGCCTCGTACCGTACTTCATCGTAGCGACCGCCCCCCCGGGTCGTCAGTGCAAACACTCTCGGCGACGGGCAAACCACCCTGAATGCAGCCCAGTCTTCGTGCACGGTCACATGGGCCATCTGGTGATAGTCCAGCCCCGCTCGCGCCACAGCCTTGTCGGACAGGACAAATCCCAAGGGCTTGATCAAATGCAGCCGCGCACCGGTGTTCGCCACCAGGCGGATGATATTGCCCGTGTTCGGCGGAATTTCAGGTTCGAAAAGTACGATATGAAACATGGAGCGGGATTGTGCCGTCGCCCCCCGCGCAGATCAACGCCCGGATGGCGTTCGCGCACACACCAGGTTGATGACGCGCGCAGCCCCCGCCTGCTTCAGGGTTTGCGCCAACCGGTCCAGAGTCGCCCCCGAGGTCATCACGTCATCGACCACAAGCACCCGCTGCCCGTCGAGGCGGCCTGAGACATCGAAGGCATGGCGCAGGTTTCGGCGTCGCTCCTTGAGGTTGAGACCCGCTTGTGGCGGTGTTTCGATGACTCTGCGGACACATCCTGCATTAATTCGACAACGATGCAGATGCGCCGTTTCACGCGCAAGCTCGATGGATTGATTGAAGCCACGCTCGGCCAACCGACGTCGGTGCAACGGAACCGGTATCATGCAGTCAAAACTCAGATATTGAGATCGCGTGGCCATGTGATGACCAAGGGCGCGCGCAACGGCGAGATCGTGGCCGTATTTCAACGCATGAATCAACCGGTCAACCGGGGCGCCATACCGAAACACGGCAACGGTGTCATCAAAGGCAGGGGCTCGAGTGAGACAAGCACCACATACGCCAGGACTGGGCAGTTCCGAAGCGCATATCCTGCACGCTGCGCCCAGCCGGGGTAGATCGCTGACACAGCCGTCACACAGGCCCGTTGGCCAGCCTTCGCGACGGCACAGGACGCAATGCATCGGCAAAAACCAGTCGAGCAGACGCGCAGGTAAGCCCCGCCGCCTGGCTGGCTGGTTTGACAAGGGCTTGAGCGATCTAGGATCATCCATAATTTTGTATTACAGCGCAAAAAGCACATCATGACAATGACATCTACCGCAGCGCCCACCACGGCGCAAACGACAGCACCCACCGCCCAGGCCACCCCTTGGCGCGTTGCCGATGTCGAAGCCCTTTTTGCCATGCCGTTCAACGACCTGTTGTTCAAGGCGCAACAGGTCCACCGCGAGCATTTCGATCCGAATGCCGTTCAGCGGTCAACACTGCTTTCGATCAAGACCGGTGGCTGTTCTGAAGACTGCGGCTATTGCTCCCAGTCGGCCCGCTACGACACCGGCCTCGAACGCGAGCGACTCATGCCACTGGACGAGGTGCTGGAGAATGCCCGCGCAGCCAAAGCCAAGGGCGCCAGCCGCTTCTGCATGGGCGCAGCCTGGCGCGGCCCCAAGGACAAGGACCTCGAGCCGGTGCTCGACATGGTCCGCGAGGTCAAGGCACTCGGCCTCGAAACCTGCGTGACCCTGGGTATGCTGAACGACGGCCAAGCCGAAAAACTCGCTGAAGCCGGCCTCGACTACTACAACCACAACATTGATACCTCACCCGAGTTCTACGGCCAGGTGATCACCACGCACACGTTGCAGGACCGGCTCGACACGCTCGGCCGAGTGCGCGATGCGGGCATCAACGTGTGCTGCGGCGGCATCGTCGGTCTGGGCGAAGGCCGCAAGAGCCGCGCCGCCCTGATTGCCCAGCTCGCCAACATGGACCCGCAGCCCGACTCCGTCCCCATCAACAATCTTGTGCGGATCGAAGGCACGCCCCTGGGTGAAAACGAAGCCGTGGACCCGATCGAGTTCGTTCGCACCATCGCCGCTGCTCGTATCACCATGCCCAAGGCCTATGTGCGCCTCTCTGCCGGCCGCCAGCAGATGAGCGACGAAATGCAGGCCCTGTGCTTCCTGGCAGGCGCCAACTCGATGTTCTACGGCGACCGTCTGCTGACCACCGACAACCCGGAAGCCGATCGGGACGAAACCCTCTTCGCAAAACTCGGACTCAACGCCGTTTGATCAGCGAGGGGGCTCAAAGCCCCCTCCAGTCATCAGTCGCCAAGTCAGCGGCGATTGTGTATCGTTCGGGCGGCCGCGCACTGATTTGCGGCACACATGAGCCATGCCTGAAAGTTTCCAGATCAATTCCCGCCATGTCCGGCGCCAGTTCGAACGTGCCGCAGCACGTTACGCCGAGGCCGACGTGCTGGCGCGCGTCACCGCCGAACAGATGCTAGAGCGCCTTGAGGGTATCAACCACACCCCTGCACGCATACTCGAGCTGGGATGCGGCCAGGGACGCGACATCGATGCCCTCGCCAAGCGCTATCCAGACGCGCGTATTCATGCCATGGACGTTGCGCATGCCATGGTCAGACAGATCGAGCCCACCAAAGGCCTGCTGACGCGCCTGTTACGCAAAACCCCCGTCATTGACCGCCTTGTTGGCACAGCGACAGCGTTGCCGCTGAAGGCAGGCAGCGTCGACATGGTGTGGTCCAACCTGATGCTCAATTGGCTGGACGACCCAGCCCCGGCATTACGGGAAGCTCACCGGATCATGCAAGTGGGGGGCATGCTGATGTTCTCAACGCTCGGCCCTGACACGCTCAAGGAACTGCGTGCAGCCCTCGGGGAGGCCGGCAGTGCTCATGTCCACCCCTTCATCGACATGCACGATCTGGGCGACGCGCTGATCAAGGCCGGCTTCGCCGATCCGGTGATGGATATGGACACCCTCACCCTCACCTACGCCGACTTCGACGGCTTGATGGCGGACCTGCGTCTGTCAGGCAGCACCAACGCATCCGAGCAGCGCGCACGAGGCCTTGGCCAGCGCACCGTATGGCTTACTGCCCGTGAGCGCTACGAGCAAGCGCGCCAGGACGGTCGCCTGCCCGCCACGTTCGAGGTGGTGTATGGGCACGCCTGGAAGCCCGAGCCCAAAACCATCGACGACGGGCGCGACATCATCCGTTTCCAGCCCTATCCGGGACGAGGCGCCTGATGAGTTCCCCCGTCTGGCTCTTCGATCTGGACAATACGCTGCACAACGCCAGCGCTCACATCTTTCCGCACATCAACGCGTCGATGACCGCCTACATCTGCGAACAGCTGAACGTGGATGAAACACAAGCCAACCATTTGCGCATGCAGTACTGGCAGCGTTACGGCGCCACCCTGCTGGGGCTTGTCCGCCATCACAACGTGGATCCGGCGCATTTTCTGGCGGAAACGCACCGCTTCGATCGACTGCACGACAAGGTCGTGTTCGATCGCGCGCTGCGCCACCGGCTCGAGCATCTTCCGGGGCGGAAAATTGTCTTTTCGAACGGCCCGTCAGCCTACGCACGATCCGTTTTGTCCATCATGGGCATTGCGCGATGCTTTGACGACGTGTTTGCAGTCGAGAACATGCGCCTGCAGCCCAAACCACAGACCGGTGCATTCCGCCGTCTGCTGCGCGCCCATCGGTTGCAGCCGAAGGCCTGCATCCTCATCGAGGACAGTCTGGAGAACCTGCGGGCCGCCAAGCGCCTGGGCATGAAAACCGTCTGGATTGACCGCAGCCATGGCAAGCCGGCGTATGTGGACATGAAGCTATCCAGCGTCCTTCAGTTACCACGAGCTGCGAGCAAATTGCGTTCGACATCATGAAAAAAAGCGCCATCAGAGGCGCTTCTTTCACTCGCTGGCTGCACGATCACCCGAGACGGGACCGCCCGGGGGCAAGTGCATGGGTTCGGCTTACGCCTTCAACCAGCGCGCAGCCTCGAGCGCGTAGTATGTCAGCACGCCATCAGCGCCGGCGCGCTTGAACGCCACCAGTGCTTCCAGCGCACACGCCTTTTCGTCCAGCCAACCATTGGCCGCAGCAGCCTTGAGCATGGCGAACTCTCCGCTCACCTGATAGACGAAGGTCGGCACCTGCAGCTCATTCTTGACGCGACGCACAATGTCGAGATACGGCATACCCGGCTTCACCATGAACATGTCGGCGCCCTCGGCAATGTCGAGGCTCACCTCGCGAATCGCCTCGTCACTGTTGGCGGGGTCCATCTGGTACGTGTACTTGTTTCCGCCCGCAAGGTTCCCGGCAGAACCCACCGCGTCACGGAACGGGCCGTAATAGCTCGACGCGTATTTCGCCGAATAGGCCAGGATGCGCGTGAGGATATGCCCGCCAGCGTCCAGCTCAGCGCGAATTCGCGCTACCCGACCGTCCATCATGTCCGACGGAGCCACGACATCGGCCCCTGCGTCAGCATGACTTCGAGCCTGTTTGGCCAGGGCTTCCAGCGTCTCGTCATTCATCACGTAGCCACTGGCATCGATCAGGCCGTCCTGACCATGACTGGTGTAGGGATCGAGCGCCACATCGGTGATGACGCCGAGTTCGGGAAAGCGGTCCTTGAGACCCGCTACCACGGTTGGCACGAGTCCCTCCGGGTTCCACGCCTCTTCGGCGCCTTCGCTCTTTTTGTTCGCTTCAATCACAGGAAACAGCGCCAGCGCCGGCACGCCGAGCGAGAGCGCCTCTTCCGCCACTCCATAGAGCAGGTCCAGCGAAACGCGCTCGACCCCGGGCATGGACGCAACCGTCTGGCGCTGCCCCTGGCCTGGCAGGACAAAAACGGGATAGATCAGATCATTGGCCGTCAGCACATGCTCGCGCATCAGGCGGCGGGAAAAGTCATCTCGACGCATGCGGCGCATGCGAGTGGCGGGAAAGACGGGAGTGCGGTTCATGGAAAATACGTCCTGAGAGATTCAGTCACAAAGTCAGGTTCATTGTGCCGGGAACTTTGGCTCCCTGCATTGATCTAGGAGAAAGACGGTGAGGATGTCTCCTCGCTGTTTAACCTCCCTGAGCGGGCGCCCTACCCCATGAAGTAGGGCCTTCAACCCCCGGCTTTCTCCCCTTTGGCCGGGGGCTTTCTTTTGTCTGCCCGCTTCACGCATCCGGTGCGGCGTCGGTGTATCCCCCGAGCGCCGACTCGAGCCAGGGCCCCACCGTCTTTTCGACTTCGTCCATACCGGTCTTCTTGAGACTGGAAAAGAGCTGCACCGACACCTGGTCGCCCCACTCGGCAGCGACCTGCTTGCGCGTGGCCGCCAGCGTTTTCGCCGCCTCACTGCGGGTGAGCTTGTCCGATTTGGTCAGCAGACAGTGCACCGGACGGCCGCTGGGCGCGAACCAGTCGAGCATCTGACGATCAAGCGGGGTCAGTGGCCGACGCGAATCCATGATGAGCACCAGCCCCACCAGATTCGGGCGTTCGGTCAGGTAGATCTCCAGCAGGCGCTGCCACTGCTTGCGGATCTTCTCCGGCACCTCGGCATAGCCGTAGCCGGGCAGATCAACCATCACGGCACCGTTACGCAGTCTGAAGAAGTTGATCAGTTGCGTCCGACCAGGGGTTTTGGAGACGAAGGCAAGTCGGGTGTGTGCAGCGAGCGTATTGATTGCGCTCGATTTACCGGCGTTGGATCGCCCCGCAAATGCCACCTCTGGCCCGTTGGGTGCCGGCAGCCCTTTGGGCTCGGCAATGGAGATTTCGAAAGTCGCGTGACGAAACAGGGACATTGGGTGGGACCGGACGCACAGATGAAAAATGGCCGGGTGTTGCGTCGCGCAAACCGGCCTTGGTGTTATAGAATAGCAGGATTCAAAAAATTTCGACCATTGCTTCCAAGGACTTTGTGATCATGCTGAAGCGTTCCCTGTTGATCTCACTCCTGCTCGTCGCAGGTTCCATCCAGGCTGAAGAAGCCGCTCCGAATACGGAGAAAGCCAAGCAGATCGCCACTACGCTCTGCGCCGGCTGCCACAACCCTGATGGCAACAGCCAGTTGGCCGCCAATCCGAAGCTGGCAGGCCAGATTCCGGAGTATCTGTACAAGCAGCTGAAGAACTTCAAGGGTGCTGAGGGCGCTACGCCGGAACGCGTGAATGCCACCATGAACGCCATGGTTGCCGGCCTGTCCGACGAAGACATGAAGGGTCTGGCACACTACTTTGCCGGACAGACACTCGAGCCGTCCGTGGCCACCAATGGTGCGCTCGTTGAGATGGGCCAGAAGATCTGGCGCGCTGGCGACGCCTCCAAGGGCCTGCCTGCCTGTGCCGCCTGTCATGGTCCGGCCGGCGCCGGCCTGCCGGCTCAGTTCCCGCGTATTGCGGGCCAGTTTGCCGAGTACACCGAAGCACAGCTGAAGGCCTTCCGCGCTGAAGAGCGTGCCAACGATCCGGCCAAGATGATGCGCATGATCGCGCTCAAGATGACCGACAAGGAAATCAAGGCAGTAGCCGATTACGCTGCCGGCCTGCGTTGATCGTCTGGTTGATTGCTTCACGAACGGGGTGGCTCAGGCCACCCCGTTTTTCTTTCTGCCACCAGATACAGAGACATTCATGAAAAAGCCGCTGCTCACCATACTCTCGTGCCTTGCGGTCACAACAGCACTCGCCCACCAGCAAACCGGCGATGACCGGGTGGACTACCGACAAGGCGCCTACAAGATCATGGGCTGGCACATGGGGATCCTCGGAGATATGGCACGCGGCGAAACTGCTTTTGACCTTGACCGTGCGCGCGAAGCGGCCCGCCACCTTCAATGGGCTGAGCGATTGACGGCTACCACCTACACCCCGGACACGAAACAGGCACACAAATCTCGCCTGCTGCCCAAGGCGTGGCGCGATATGGATGCCTTTGCCGACCGCGGCAAAGCGCTGAAAAACAAAATCGACGCCCTGGAAAGCGACCTTGAGGCGGGAAACGAAGGCGCCGCCCGGCAGCGCATCGGCGAGGTCGGCAAGGCTTGCAAGGCATGCCATGACGATTTTCGGGAAAAGATGAAGCACTGAGGGCCGTCGAGTGGCCAACACGACGGGGCGATTGATCGCCCCGTTTTTTTCATCGTCGGGGTCTTGGTTGTGCCAGCACCTCAAGCTCGGCCGGACTAAAGCCTGCCGCAAGGCGCGCCGGTCGATTCAAAGGCGGCCTGGGCCATGGCGCGTCAAACGCATCAATGAGCGAACGATAGTGCGCTTCGGGTTCCAGACCGCGCTCGCTGCAGAAATACCGAAACCAATGATCCCCGAGCGCGACATGCCCGATTTCGTCACGCAGAATGATGTCGAGAATCGACAAGGTTTTCTGGTCCCCGATGGCACGCAATTTCGCCATGATGGGTGGCGTCGCATCCAGCCCCCGGGCCTCCAGCACACGCGGCACCAGGGCCATGCGGGCGAGCGGATCATCTGCCGTCTTGACGGTCATCTGCCATAGCCCGTCGTGCGCGGGGAAATCACCATACTGGGCACCCAGTTCAAGCAGCCGCTCACGCACCAGTGTGAAATGGCAGGCCTCTTCGGCAGCCACATCGATCCAGCCACGATAGAAATCGTCTGGCAAGCAACGGAATCTGTAGGCGCAATCGAGCGCCAGATTGATGGCGTTGAACTCAATGTGCGCGATGGCATGCAGCAGCGCGGCATGGCCATCCTGCGCGCCCAGACGGCGATTTGGCACCCCGGCTGGCGCCACAAGTACCGGGCGTTCGGGGCGTCCGGGTTCCGTTACCGTCAGCACAGGGGCGTCAGTCGCCGACTTGAGCCGACCTTCGTCGCAGTCGCGCTTGAGCTGAACGACCGCTTCGCACTTTTCCTGCGGATCGCAAACAAGCAAGGCCGCAAGCGCGGCCTTGTGAAGAGAGTGACTCATTGTCAGCCGACGCTCAGCGCATCATCCCGGGCATCATGCCCTTCATGCCACGCATCATCTTGGCCATACCGCCTTTCGAGAACTGCTTCATGACCTTCTGGG
Coding sequences within:
- the secB gene encoding protein-export chaperone SecB, which produces MTENTQPVFTIEKLYIRDLSVEVPNAPKVFLERENPQINVQLRNDGKQIDDGVYEVVLTVTVTAKIGEDKTVFLVEAAQAGIFQIRNVPETDIEPIMMIGCANILFPYAREAVSDAVTRAGFQPVLLAPVNFEAMYQARQQAGEGAAEATVQ
- the grxC gene encoding glutaredoxin 3 — encoded protein: MSALVKMYATRTCPYCIRAEALLIHKGVTNIDKILVDAEPARRDEMEAASGGGRTVPQIFINGSHVGGCDDLYALEHAGKLDALLAAGAD
- a CDS encoding rhodanese-like domain-containing protein, which codes for MEFLQDNWYWAALAAFSGGFLLFDSARAQGDKTSLSPVQATLKINREDAIVVDVREQKEFAQGHIPNAKHIPLAAIEQRAGELDGHKNKPVILCCAMGSRSSSAAQSLRKLGFEQVFNLQGGMSAWQQAGQPVSTKRKK
- the gpmA gene encoding 2,3-diphosphoglycerate-dependent phosphoglycerate mutase, whose translation is MYKIVLLRHGESTWNKENRFTGWTDVDLTEKGNEEAKAAGELLRSEGFAFDVAFTSVLKRANKTLNIVLEKLDALWLPVEHSWRLNERHYGALQGLNKAETAAEYGDDQVLVWRRSYDTPPPALEDGDERLTPEDPRYASLPAGQFPRTECLKDTVARVVPYWETVIVPRILSGDRILIAAHGNSIRALIKYLDGVSDQEIVGLNIPTAQPLVYELDENCKPIKHYYLADEDTIKAAQAAVASQGKAKA
- a CDS encoding NAD(P)H-dependent glycerol-3-phosphate dehydrogenase, with the translated sequence MKITVYGAGAWGTALAIAYAPDHDVVMWGRDADALALCERNRVNQALLPDRPFPAALRLEADLAKAAAHAELHLIVTPVAGLRAICEHLASTGNAMPVLWACKGFESGTGLLPHEVVADTLGETHPCGALTGPSFAAEVAAGQPTAITLAARDLAQATLWADALHRPRLRLYANDDLIGAEIGGAIKNVMAIAAGVSDGLGFGLNSRAALVTRGLAEISRLGLALGARQETFMGLAGLGDLVLTCTGDLSRNRRVGLMLAEGKPLAQILKELGHVAEGVLTTRETVARAQRHAVDMPLAQAVDDLLSGRMSAAEAVNDLLARSPKIE
- a CDS encoding SH3 domain-containing protein; the encoded protein is MARRVLTRLALIAILGALSAPSMALDYRAAAKTSVLYDTPSPAGKKLYIVNADTPLEVVVTLEKWIKVRARDGKLAWIARNDLADYQSVMVTTEQAAVRSEARDDAPPSFMAANSVLLRVTGPAQGAWLPVRHADGQTGFVRKVDVWGY
- a CDS encoding murein hydrolase activator EnvC family protein, whose amino-acid sequence is MFRRLLAPVALATLWVIAGAVFHQPAHAQHDAASSRAELNDIKARRKEAEAAAADTEKLRAEADKALKSADQAVSRAKRKLRELRKAQAEVKAALDEVRADQARTRTEIDAGREALGQWLKRYYQHGGEPGVGHLLSARDPNQLARDAYYLERVGREKQAIVERLRIAEARFVEQAAQIEIRQTALEANERKQKALTAELSKEQARRGKILAELSETLKAQRAQIGALKQDESRLMALIRQIETAPPPRPVIPRAEPADEPEIGHSGRAADASARGKAFAKLRGQLGFPVEGRLVGRFGQERASTGTSWKGVFIRSRAGDDVHAVADGMVVYSDWLRGFGNLVIVDHGDNYLTVYGNNEALFKSTGERVRSGDVIASVGDSGGIPESGLYFEIRHEGRPVDPLTWIRRE
- a CDS encoding ArsR/SmtB family transcription factor produces the protein MDLVGKTEQIETAARALKAISHPLRLSILCVVGAGEVCVQDIVEAVGTSQSNISQHLAILRDKGVLLTRKDANRVYYRVGDQRTLQLIALMKEVFCDEPPNKA